Proteins encoded in a region of the Rutidosis leptorrhynchoides isolate AG116_Rl617_1_P2 chromosome 9, CSIRO_AGI_Rlap_v1, whole genome shotgun sequence genome:
- the LOC139868998 gene encoding uncharacterized protein — protein MKNSATTGSSLSFDENDEEEMSKMAFASYQAREEEIEKKKKQVKEKVELKLGRAEEETRRLAQVWEELEVLTDPMRKEVATVRKKIDLANREVKILGQSCQKKEKEYKEILEAFHQKNNEKNQLTSTLIELVKESEKVRMMKLEELSKNIDPSS, from the exons ATGAAAAACTCAGCAACTACAGGAAGCAGTTTATCGTTTGACGAAAACGATGAAGAAGAGATGTCAAAGATGGCTTTTGCATCGTATCAGGCGAGAGAAGAAGAGATTGAGAAGAAGAAAAAGCAAGTCAAGGAGAAGGTCGAGTTGAAACTAGGCCGCGCAGAAGAAGAAACTAGACGTTTGGCTCAAGTTTGGGAA GAGCTTGAAGTTTTGACAGATCCAATGCGGAAAGAGGTAGCAACAGTGCGAAAGAAGATAGATTTGGCTAACCGAGAGGTAAAAATATTGGGACAAAGCTGCCAGAAGAAG GAGAAAGAGTATAAAGAAATATTGGAGGCTTTCCACCAGAAAAATAATGAAAAGAATCAATTAACCTCCACATTAATCGAG TTGGTAAAAGAAAGTGAGAAAGTGAGGATGATGAAACTAGAGGAACTAAGCAAGAACATAGATCCTTCTTCCTGA
- the LOC139865795 gene encoding protein GLUTELIN PRECURSOR ACCUMULATION 3, producing MHYWVRASPSDFTGPIPQPRSGHTAVNIGKSKIIVFGGLVDKKFLNDISVYDIENKLWFTPECTGSGSDGQTGPSPRAFHIAIAFDCHMFVFGGRLGTKRLGDFWVLDTDIWQWSELTSFGDLPSPRDFAAASAIGNNKIVMYGGWDGKKWLSDVFVLDTMSLEWTELPVSGTLPPPRCGHTATMVEKRLLVYGGRGGGGPIMGDLWALKGLIEEDNEVPGWTLLKLPGQAPAARCGHTVTSGGHYLLMFGGHGTGGWLSRYDVYYNDCVVLDRVSVQWKRLATNTEGPAARAYHSMTCIGSRYLLFGGFDGKMTYGDLWWLVPEDDPISKRLSASPSDLINESQNASMASGFRSDTKENDMDGSAISELQKRLDIPVSISGDDFRIIHESEDKEFLELVLEITGNQTSSNKQAAQALRDHWRNSTARSIRLKEFGALLRDYQRLISRHHFANIGSHLKSSESGFTKTDAYQFYHLTNASQLRMSDIPNLLMEYKQLPLD from the exons ATGCATTACTGGGTTCGAGCCTCACCTTCCGATTTCACCGGACCTATTCCTCAACCTCGAAG TGGTCACACCGCAGTGAACATCGGAAAGTCAAAGATAATAGTCTTCGGTGGACTAGTTGACAAAAAATTCCTTAATGACATCTCTGTTTATGATATCG AGAATAAGCTATGGTTTACGCCTGAATGCACCGGTAGTGGTTCGGACGGGCAAACGGGCCCTAGTCCTCGAGCGTTTCACATCGCGATTGCATTTGATTGTCATATGTTTGTATTTGGTGGTAGACTTGGTACCAAAAGATTGGGCGACTTTTGGGTGTTAGATACTG ATATATGGCAATGGTCGGAGCTTACGAGTTTTGGTGATTTGCCTTCACCTAGAGATTTTGCAGCGGCTTCAGCTATTGGGAACAATAAAATAGTAAT GTATGGCGGTTGGGACGGTAAAAAGTGGTTGTCTGATGTATTTGTCTTGGATACAA TGTCGTTGGAGTGGACAGAGTTACCAGTTTCCGGAACATTACCACCCCCGAGGTGTGGTCATACTGCTACCATGGTTGAGAAACGGTTGCTTGTATACGGTGGCCGAG GAGGTGGAGGACCAATCATGGGTGATTTATGGGCATTAAAGGGTCTCATTGAAGAAG ATAACGAAGTTCCTGGATGGACATTGTTAAAGCTCCCCGGCCAAGCTCCTGCTGCTCGTTGTGGCCATACTGTTACTTCCGGAGGCCATTAT CTTCTCATGTTTGGTGGCCATGGAACTGGTGGTTGGTTGAGCCGATACGATGTTTATTACAACGACTGTGTTGTTCTAGACAGGG TGTCTGTGCAGTGGAAACGACTTGCAACCAACACTGAAGGTCCTGCTGCTCGTGCTTATCACTCGATGACATGTATTGGATCACGTTATCTGTTATTTGGTGGCTTTGATGGCAAAATGACTTATGGTGATTTATGGTGGTTAGTTCCCGAAG ATGATCCTATTTCAAAGCGATTGTCAGCATCTCCATCAGACTTAATTAATGAAAGCCAGAATGCATCTATGGCTAGTGGCTTTCGATCTGACACAAAG GAAAACGACATGGATGGGTCTGCGATCTCAGAGCTGCAAAAGAGATTGGATATTCCCGTTTCAATTTCTGGTGATGATTTTCGAATAATTCATGAATCAGAAGATAAAGAATTTCTTGAACTCGTATTAGAGATAACTGGAAATCAAACATCTAGTAATAAACAG GCCGCTCAAGCACTTCGGGACCATTGGCGTAACTCTACTGCGAGATCAATACGTTTGAAAGAGTTCGGCGCATTGTTACGTGACTACCAACGTCTTATTAGTCGCCATCACTT CGCAAACATTGGATCTCATTTGAAGTCTTCAGAATCGGGCTTTACAAAGACAGATGCCTATCAGTTTTATCATCTTACAAATGCTTCTCAG CTACGCATGAGCGATATCCCTAATTTGTTGATGGAGTACAAACAGCTGCCACTGGATTAA